The DNA segment TGTTGACAGCTAGCTTACGGAGGTCAGCATTGAGCTGTCCAGGGAAGCGGAGACACGTTGTCACACCACTCATTGTAGCTGATACCAGGTGGTTAAGATCTCCATAGGTGGGTGTGGTTAGCTTTAAAGTGCGGAAGCAGATATCATACAAGGCCTCGTTATCAATGCTAAAGGTCTCATCTGTATTTTCCACTAGCTGGTGTACAGAGAGAGTGGCATTGTAGGGCTCCACCACAGTGTCGGACACTTTCGGGGAAGGCATGACACTGAAGGTGTTCATAATGCGATCAGGGTACTCCTCACGGATTTTGCTGATGAGCAGTGTGCCCATTCCTGAACCTGTGCCTCCACCCAGGGAGTGGGTGAGCTGAAAGCCCTGAAGGCAGTCGCAGTTTTCGGACTCCTTTCTCACCACGTCTAGCACAGAGTCCACCAGCTCAGCTCCTTCGGTGTAGTGACCTTTAGCCCAGTTATTTCCTGCTCCACTTTGACCTGcatgaaataatttttaaagaCAATTGATGTTGAAGAAATATTGTTTTAGTTAAAACATCTATACGTATAAAGGTTTTACATTTGTGACCAAAGAATGAATTGACTGACACAAAATCTTGCACAGACAATAGTGGTCCACAAAGGATGGATCAAAATAAACTGGTGATTATTTGACTTTTTATCTGGCATCAAGATGAAGTTGATAGTTTTGATATGTCTTGTCAGTTGTTGGATACAAAATATGTTACAGTTATTCATAATTATAGCCCAACCATTTTATTGATAGGTTCATACTATCAGCTGATATTTGCTATTTGCCAATCTATCAGTATCAGCATTCATAATTCACAAGTAAAAAAACAGtcaggagaaacacccttcaaccatgTTATGAGTGTTGTGGctgcatagtttgtccaccagagggcactctgcaacttcCCTGTAGGCAATAGATATTCGCAGCACTACAAAGATCATAGAACATCGGTATCTGTATTGGTCTTGAAAATCATCGACTGGATGGTTCACCATGAAGTTAAGACCAGTGGTCAACACCTATTATGCCATAATTTTGTCAAAAGTTGCCATATGAAACTGGCAAGATAAGAAAGGTTCCCACTTGTCTGATATGTATTGACAAGCTAAGCAAAACAGCAGCTGTTGTGAAATTTTAGATCTTCTAAGTAACAATATCAACATTGCCATCTTAATAATATTTCCATGCGTGCACTACCAGTTCACTCAAAACAAAAGTGTGCCTTTGTGTAGTTTTACAAAACTTCTTATGAAGCTGATTAAAACTTGGCAACTAATTTGTTCTTCAAAAAATCTTATTTCTCTGGAAAGCATCAGTAAGTGATTTATCTACCATCTTCAACTTGTTAGCACTTGTTATCCAGTGACAAAATAGATTGTCATCTTGGGTTAAATGTTTTTGGCCCTCATATTCTTATTTGCTTTCTGTTCTGCTGCAGAATCTCCACATAGACTGTATTTTTGCTAAGTCACCACAAGAGCTGTCTCAGTCGACACATGGGCAGTGCATCACTGAGGGACTGCAGGAGCTGTGTGCTCAGAATATATAGTACTGTGCAGTGCAGCGGAAACGAAGTGCAGCTTCATTGTCTGTGACAGCAGGTCAGACACATGCTGCACACATGCACGGATGACTCACACATGTGGAGCCTGTTCAGGATGAATGGTCTGATCCTGATTTATTGTCAACTCACCGAAAACAAAGTTGTCAGGCCTGAATAGCTGCCCAAATGGACCAGAGCGAACTGAATCCATGGTTCCTGGTTCCAGGTCCACCAGAATGGCTCGGGGCACAAATTTGCTGCCTTTGAATACAAGGACAGAGAGGGATGTGGAGGGGTCATGGATGGAAGGGTGGAGTAAAATATCAACAGTCTCAGTAACCTCAGCGACACCGGCAGAAAACCATGGAGAAAAACCTCAGCATATTTCAAAAGATTCACAAGCAACATTTCCTTAAAGATACAAGCCTGTCAATTAAGCTGGGAATTCAAAACatcttctgttcttttcttgctttttgcCTTGCCCCACCCTTTCTGTCTGTCACCCTTCTTGCAAAACTGCTGCAGCGTGCTGCACAGCTTAATCTAGACCAGTGAGGCTTTCAAAGTGCTGAGTCTTGCAGGATGTATTCAGACACAGAAGCAGTCTTCCTTGACTCTGCCTCGTGTCATTTTCTTGCTCAGTGCTGAAGTTTTAATGTTGCTCATGAATctgcactttttattttaaggACAATTTGTTTTGTTCAGTCTGCATTCACTAGTGACCCAGCTGGTGACACTGAAGCCGGCATGCAACGTGGAAACAATGAATCAATAATGCATGCCGCTGGGAAATAGGATATGGGTAGATTGTTGTCCTTTATTGCCAATGCAGATGAGTAAAGGGTTTGATATCAACCCTGGGTGATGTTGACCCTCTCCGAAAACATGAGGCCTAATGATGAAACACAAATACTAATTCTTTATAATCCCTGCACCTTTATTTACCAGGCACTGATTGGCTACTTGATGTACGCCAGCTGTGAGCAACAAAACAGGTTGTATTTAGAAGGATCTGCAATACAGGCACCAGTAAAATCAGATACTGAGCATGAGTTCAGCTATACTGAGACTGCAGATACCTGTTCTCCCtatagagagacagagggggagGGGTGACACAAGGACACAGAAAGAGAGATTTTTAGCAGGTGCACTGTCCTCATTTGTGTCCCTTCACTCACAGCAGAACCTAGTTTCCACTGCAGCTAAATTAGTGACATGAGCAAACTGTGACAGTCAAATTAGGTCTGTGTAGCATAAGGCCATGCAAGAATAATGATCGCTAGTTTAAAAAGCTGCTTTGTGTATAGTGGAAAATTCAGATGCAAGCATGTGACTTATTTTAAAGCAGccttttctttctcacctgATGCCTCATTGTAGTAGACATTTATCCTCTCCAACTGCAGCTCACTGTCACCTTGGTAACTACCGGTTGGATCGATGCCATGTTCATCACTTATCACCTCCCAGAACTAAGGCAAGACAAACACATTACTATTCATtagcattaaaaatgtatttatttattagagcAACacggcaaaaaaagaaaacatgaagcaAGTTTGAAGTATGTGCGTCAGGCCTTGTTTTAGTTTTTGCGCATCTGGTGGCACAATGACGCGCAGCAGCGGAGGTCACATCACCTGAAAACTCAAACGGACTGAACCGCACCCTGTAGGTATGTTAATCCGTGATTGATCGATATTAAACTCTTAAAGACAGATTTGTAATCGCTTCGATTTAAATTTGCCAAACTAACCGCGCTTTGTAAACTATTAAGGCACACAAACACGGTGACGTTCCGGATTTAAATGAAAATTACTCCTTTAGATCCCTTCTTCAGAGATTAAATGAAGAAATTTATACCTTGGCCCCAATCTGATTTCCGCACTGCCCAGCCTGCATGTGAACGATTTCCCTCATGATGAACTGCGGGTGCGTGCAGACAGCGTCCTTTCTCGACTTTAATCGGCGTCCACTCTTCAGTCTCTTGCCGCTGTGTTTCTCAAAATCAGGACTTGCCTCATTTCTCGGGTGAGGGTTGAGCCGGCGAGATAGATAAACGTGCTGCTGGTCAGATGACGTTATACACAACGCAGCATCCTCAGCATCCCTGTTAGCCAATGGGAGCGCCCCGGTTTGATGCAGTGGACCAGCGGATCATGCCGCATCATGTCCCTGACATCACCCCGTCCAATACaggcaagcaaaaaaaaaaaaaaaaaaaggttggctTTTTCACTATAGTGAGGATGTTTTAAAAGATCCACATAATTAATCTCGCTATTAGAAAATGCCAGACTGCAGCTGCTGATTCATCCCAGTCGTCTTTTAAGCAGCTACCTGTAGAAACGAGCCCAGTTTTTAAGGCTTATGTGGTTTTAAGGCTTAGCTAAGTCTAATAGCTCACCTTTCCCTAGCAAGCACAGATTCTCCAGCTAGTTTTGCCACTATATGTTAACTAAATGTATTAAATAATTGACTATGTAAGACTGGTCCTCAAGATTAGATAAGAGGTAAAAGTCCTCCCTAGGGCACTTTACATGTGACCGTACCTCCATTACTTTGATGCAGGCTAAAAAAAACGTGAGGAGTTATAAATCCTACTTTCTGATGCCATTGATTTCGAAATGTCGCAGCTTGTCTATAATTATAGGCTGCATTCAAGTTCGCCTTTGATGGCCTCATCCCATCAAATCCCCATCAAAGCTACAGAAACACTGGGAGGTCTGTTTGAGTAGACAGAAACACTCAGTGGAAAAAGGCACCTTCAGTGAGTCTGCAGAATGAAGAGGGTTCAGTGCCTATTAATTATTTCAGAAaaaggacaggacaaaacattGTTGTAAaattaaaggagtttttccacCTTCAGTGCCTTTTTTCCACCTTCAgtgccttttttcccccttcttcatcttctttgaATGCCATTATTAGAATACTTGAATagaattttactttaaaaaattattttttttaaaaagacgcAGAGAAGTCATAAATGTCATAAAAAACACATCAATATCAACAGTTGATCAATAAATAGTGGTTTATTTTAACAACAGGTATGGCTTATATACAAGTGCATGATGACtgttaaactgaaaacaaaatgaaaccaaacaACTGGAATTTATAAATGGTACAatccatgtttttcttttttttgttgttattattttatttatttattttacattcattTAAATCTCCCCTTTAAAGAGATCTTAAGTCGCATGGTTAAGAGAAGCAACACCTGAAATGTGTATACTGGGGCCTTCCTGTGTGAGACTTTCATCTGCCGGGTTCAAAACAAGTCCTTGCTAAGATCCAGGATCCTTCATCGTATTTAAGCAAGATGTTTCCACACATTTACTGTACTTACAAATGGCataatcttcttcttcttcttcttcctcttttttgctTGCTTTTCCAACAATTAAAAAAGCCTATTCTATCGCTGGTGCTAACATTGCTTTGGATTACTTTCACTAAACTTTCATTTTGCTTCAAATAGAGTCAAATAAAAGGTTTACTAACAAAAAGTGTAGTTACTCCCATCTGCACGGGAGAAAAGTGAGGAAGCAACATATCTCAGAAGACACTGGTTGCATCGTGCTGAGTCGTTAACGTTACACTGATGTCGCGTGGGATTTAGTTGATACACACTTCAATTTCTGCAATACACACACTGAGATAGAGAGAGATCAACATTCACCGAGGAGGATTCAGAGTAAAATGAAGCTACTGACCACTGCAGTCCACCCACTCTCAACTGCAGATGCCAAGATTTCCTTATTAAATCCAGTGTCAACACCCTGTCAACATTGTCATGCTGatctattgcaaaaaaaattaaaatcatttcTGTATACCATTCTTAAAACCCTGCTCCACTttccctttttgttgttgtcaacCCCAACAAAATCTGACATCACATGATTGCAGGTCATTGTGCTTTCACGTGTAGCAGCACAGCATACACAGGTTTAAATGATCTCAAGAAATATTTCAACAATATTAACGACTAGATGGTCTTCGTTCACAGTCACCCTAGAGCAATCAAAAAGTGGAGCCATCGTGGTCCGATTTAAGCTGCATTTGAGTAAAACAACCACAGGTAGGCTTGCGCAATCATTCAAATAAATATCAAAGGATATGTAGGCTTGAGTCAGTGCAAAGTTGAGTTTGATAAAAGCAAAACTTAATTCTAGTGACTGAAGTAGCTGTAAGGTTTACGGAAAAACTTCCGTCAAGTCGGCTGTTACGTTTGACTCCTGAATGACACCTTAATAGAACTCCAAATACTCCCTGGATATAAGTAATTATGATACACTGTGATCATTTTAGCACATTTGAAATGACAACACATCACTCAGTTGGCTCTAAAGTTTTACAGTACagtgtaattattattaataatattattaataatgatCATTATTACGAGGATTGTTGTAAACAGTGGATTATCTGTAATCACACATCCTTCCTTAGACAAATATTACAACCTCCAAAGCACAAAGTACTACAACAACTGTCAagtttcacacacatttaagtCAAGTATAATGTTGTCCGCAGACGGACACGGGCTTTGGAAGGAAAAGTGCCTCCTCAAGCAAAAGTCTATCAATTTAAGAATATCAGTCGGTTAATCTGACTGAACGGTTGTGAcctgtatttttaaaatgtcgTTTTGACAAATGTAAGaagtattgcattttttttccttcttttaagGTAAACTTAGTTGTGCATGTGAAAGTATGAACACGCCGACGTTAATAAACTCTTAATGCCGGACCACGATTCGGAAAACACAAGGTTAGTGGTGCTGCGACATTTGGCAATCACGTCAAACATTTTCGGGTTTCGGTtcaaaaatagatttttttttttaggatttgattttttttttcttcttctttttttttaagcttttttgtttgttgccgACACATTCACAATAAATTTTCATGCTTAGTCCCCACTTCGAAAGATAAAGTGCCACCACACCGAGGTGCCACAAATACTGTAAGAATGAAGTATAGCTCTGTACAATAAGGGCACGCCATGAGAGATTATTCAAAATAAtactttgaattaaaaaaacaaaacaatcaagcTTAACAAGTAATTATCAATATACTTACATtaacacatttacaaaaaaacccaaaaacatttGCATACCATAAATTTCATTGGCTTGAATGAttggaaaaataaaagtttcttCTGACCGACAAAATGTGGGTCATTCTTTTTCACCAATATCACTGCTCATATGCATCACAGATATGCTTTCTGTCAATTTTAATTCATCAAATGGTGATAAATTGttcattcttcttctttactTCCTAATTTTGGAATAGGTATCCACATATAGCCTATAGCAGGGGAGAGCACTTAACAGTATTCTCCCAAACAGGCAAATACTATATCACTAAAGTTTTGGCACTATTTCTACACTTTATTTTGGTCAGGGTAGTTTTTtggcattttctttttaagaaaaaaaaaaaactactccaATTCTGATTGCTTACCTCTATAGCAACAAAAAGCACTTTGTAACATTCAGATTTACTTGTCCATACATATAAAGCAACATTTTTTGTACAAATATCTTGACATTACCTTTGAGCACAAGTACcagtgatttttgtttgtttgtttgctattAGTACCATTGCATTTCTTCACCAGTGCT comes from the Oreochromis aureus strain Israel breed Guangdong linkage group 18, ZZ_aureus, whole genome shotgun sequence genome and includes:
- the LOC116318722 gene encoding tubulin beta-2A chain-like isoform X2, yielding MREIVHMQAGQCGNQIGAKFWEVISDEHGIDPTGSYQGDSELQLERINVYYNEASGSKFVPRAILVDLEPGTMDSVRSGPFGQLFRPDNFVFGQSGAGNNWAKGHYTEGAELVDSVLDVVRKESENCDCLQGFQLTHSLGGGTGSGMGTLLISKIREEYPDRIMNTFSVMPSPKVSDTVVEPYNATLSVHQLVENTDETFSIDNEALYDICFRTLKLTTPTYGDLNHLVSATMSGVTTCLRFPGQLNADLRKLAVNMVPFPRLHFFMPGFAPLTSRGSQQYRALSVPELTQQMFDAKNMMAACDPRHGRYLTVAAIFRGRMSMKEVDEQMLSVQNKNSSYFVEWIPNNVKTAVCDIPPRGLKMSATFIGNSTAIQELFRRISEQFTAMFRRKAFLHWYTGEGMDEMEFTEAESNMNDLVSEYQQYQDATADEMGEYEEDEMEDDEEVRHDVHH
- the LOC116318722 gene encoding tubulin beta chain-like isoform X1: MREIVHMQAGQCGNQIGAKFWEVISDEHGIDPTGSYQGDSELQLERINVYYNEASGRTGSKFVPRAILVDLEPGTMDSVRSGPFGQLFRPDNFVFGQSGAGNNWAKGHYTEGAELVDSVLDVVRKESENCDCLQGFQLTHSLGGGTGSGMGTLLISKIREEYPDRIMNTFSVMPSPKVSDTVVEPYNATLSVHQLVENTDETFSIDNEALYDICFRTLKLTTPTYGDLNHLVSATMSGVTTCLRFPGQLNADLRKLAVNMVPFPRLHFFMPGFAPLTSRGSQQYRALSVPELTQQMFDAKNMMAACDPRHGRYLTVAAIFRGRMSMKEVDEQMLSVQNKNSSYFVEWIPNNVKTAVCDIPPRGLKMSATFIGNSTAIQELFRRISEQFTAMFRRKAFLHWYTGEGMDEMEFTEAESNMNDLVSEYQQYQDATADEMGEYEEDEMEDDEEVRHDVHH